In the Sarcophilus harrisii chromosome 1, mSarHar1.11, whole genome shotgun sequence genome, one interval contains:
- the LOC116420883 gene encoding tubulin alpha-3 chain, whose product MRECISIHVGQAGVQIGNACWELYCLEHGIQPDGQMPSDKTIGGGDDSFNTFFSETGAGKHVPRAVFVDLEPTVVDEVRTGTYRQLFHPEQLITGKEDAANNYARGHYTIGKEIVDLVLDRIRKLADLCTGLQGFLIFHSFGGGTGSGFASLLMERLSVDYGKKSKLEFAIYPAPQVSTAVVEPYNSILTTHTTLEHSDCAFMVDNEAIYDICRRNLDIERPTYTNLNRLIGQIVSSITASLRFDGALNVDLTEFQTNLVPYPRIHFPLATYAPVISAEKAYHEQLSVAEITNACFEPANQMVKCDPRHGKYMACCMLYRGDVVPKDVNAAIATIKTKRTIQFVDWCPTGFKVGINYQPPTVVPGGDLAKVQRAVCMLSNTTAIAEAWARLDHKFDLMYAKRAFVHWYVGEGMEEGEFSEAREDLAALEKDYEEVGVDSVEAEAEEGEEY is encoded by the exons ATG cGTGAGTGTATCTCCATCCATGTTGGACAGGCTGGGGTTCAGATCGGCAATGCCTGCTGGGAGTTGTATTGTCTCGAGCATGGAATTCAGCCTGATGGTCAGATGCCCAGCGATAAGACCATAGGTGGTGGGGATGATTCCTTTAACACGTTCTTCAGTGAGACCGGGGCTGGCAAGCATGTGCCCAGAGCTGTGTTTGTAGACCTGGAGCCAACTGTAGTGG ATGAAGTCCGTACTGGCACGTACAGGCAGCTTTTCCATCCTGAGCAGCTGATAACTGGAAAGGAGGATGCAGCCAACAATTACGCCCGAGGCCATTATACCATTGGCAAGGAGATTGTTGACCTGGTCCTCGATCGGATCCGCAAACTG GCCGATCTGTGCACGGGGCTCCAGGGCTTCCTCATCTTCCACAGCTTCGGAGGAGGCACGGGCTCCGGGTTTGCCTCTCTGCTCATGGAAAGGCTCTCGGTTGACTACGGCAAGAAGTCCAAGCTGGAGTTTGCCATTTACCCGGCGCCCCAGGTCTCCACGGCAGTGGTGGAGCCGTACAACTCCATCCTCACCACCCATACGACCCTGGAACACTCCGACTGTGCCTTCATGGTCGACAACGAAGCCATATATGACATATGTCGGCGAAACCTGGACATCGAGCGGCCCACTTACACCAACCTGAACCGTCTGATCGGGCAGATCGTCTCCTCGATCACGGCCTCCTTGCGCTTCGACGGGGCGCTGAACGTCGACCTGACGGAATTCCAGACCAACCTGGTGCCCTACCCGCGTATCCACTTCCCCCTGGCTACCTACGCTCCGGTCATCTCGGCCGAGAAGGCGTATCATGAGCAGCTGTCTGTGGCGGAGATCACCAATGCCTGCTTCGAGCCCGCCAACCAGATGGTCAAGTGTGATCCCCGCCATGGCAAGTACATGGCCTGCTGTATGCTGTACCGAGGGGATGTGGTCCCCAAAGATGTCAACGCCGCCATCGCCACCATCAAGACGAAGCGCACGATTCAGTTTGTGGATTGGTGCCCCACGGGATTCAAG GTGGGCATCAACTACCAGCCCCCCACCGTGGTGCCCGGCGGCGACCTGGCCAAGGTGCAGCGGGCCGTGTGCATGCTGAGCAACACCACGGCCATTGCGGAGGCGTGGGCGCGGCTGGACCACAAGTTCGACCTGATGTACGCCAAGCGAGCCTTCGTCCACTGGTACGTGGGGGAGGGCATGGAGGAAGGCGAGTTCTCGGAGGCCCGGGAGGATCTGGCCGCTCTGGAGAAAGATTACGAAGAGGTGGGCGTCGACTCGGTGGAGGCCGAGGCTGAGGAAGGGGAAGAGTACTAG
- the MZT2B gene encoding mitotic-spindle organizing protein 2B isoform X3, producing MAAAAAAAAAAGAGGAAGPGTGPGGGPGAGGPGPGPPGLEAAIQKLALRRKKVLNAEETELYELALAAGGAIDPDVFKILVDLLKLNVAPLAVFQMLKSMCAGQRLAVEAPGPEGVGSALPPSTLPEGETRAVGRPCWGSAAAEKDRASGCPGSPVPAGCPRGARGRVPRGAVTEGQEGPVGR from the exons atggcggcggcggcagcggcggcggcggcggcagggGCTGGGGGTGCGGCAGGCCCTGGGACCGGCCCCGGAGGAGGCCCCGGGGCGGGCGGACCGGGGCCTGGGCCTCCGGGACTGGAGGCCGCGATCCAGAAGCTGGCGCTGCGGCGGAAGAAGGTTCTCAACGCCGAGGAGACTGAACTCTACGAGCTCGCCCTGGCGGCCGGGGGAGCCATAGACCCCGACGTCTTCAA GATCTTGGTGGATCTGCTGAAGCTGAACGTGGCCCCCCTCGCCGTCTTCCAGATGCTCAAGTCCATGTGTGCGGGGCAGCGGCTGGCCGTGGAGGCCCCCGGGCCCGAAGGCGTGGGATCTGCTCTGCCGCCCTCCACGCTGCCCGAG GGAGAAACAAGAGCTGTGGGACGGCCGTGCTGGGGGAGCGCGGCGGCCGAGAAGGATCGAGCCAGCGGATGCCCAGGCAGCCCAGTGCCAGCCGGCTGCCCAAGGGGGGCACGGGGAAGAGTCCCACGCGGAGCAGTAACTGAGGGGCAGGAAGGGCCAGTGGGAAGGTAG
- the MZT2B gene encoding mitotic-spindle organizing protein 2B isoform X4, translating into MAAAAAAAAAAGAGGAAGPGTGPGGGPGAGGPGPGPPGLEAAIQKLALRRKKVLNAEETELYELALAAGGAIDPDVFKILVDLLKLNVAPLAVFQMLKSMCAGQRLAVEAPGPEGVGSALPPSTLPEARGRNKSCGTAVLGERGGREGSSQRMPRQPSASRLPKGGTGKSPTRSSN; encoded by the exons atggcggcggcggcagcggcggcggcggcggcagggGCTGGGGGTGCGGCAGGCCCTGGGACCGGCCCCGGAGGAGGCCCCGGGGCGGGCGGACCGGGGCCTGGGCCTCCGGGACTGGAGGCCGCGATCCAGAAGCTGGCGCTGCGGCGGAAGAAGGTTCTCAACGCCGAGGAGACTGAACTCTACGAGCTCGCCCTGGCGGCCGGGGGAGCCATAGACCCCGACGTCTTCAA GATCTTGGTGGATCTGCTGAAGCTGAACGTGGCCCCCCTCGCCGTCTTCCAGATGCTCAAGTCCATGTGTGCGGGGCAGCGGCTGGCCGTGGAGGCCCCCGGGCCCGAAGGCGTGGGATCTGCTCTGCCGCCCTCCACGCTGCCCGAGGCAAGAG GGAGAAACAAGAGCTGTGGGACGGCCGTGCTGGGGGAGCGCGGCGGCCGAGAAGGATCGAGCCAGCGGATGCCCAGGCAGCCCAGTGCCAGCCGGCTGCCCAAGGGGGGCACGGGGAAGAGTCCCACGCGGAGCAGTAACTGA
- the MZT2B gene encoding mitotic-spindle organizing protein 2B isoform X2 encodes MAAAAAAAAAAGAGGAAGPGTGPGGGPGAGGPGPGPPGLEAAIQKLALRRKKVLNAEETELYELALAAGGAIDPDVFKILVDLLKLNVAPLAVFQMLKSMCAGQRLAVEAPGPEGVGSALPPSTLPEAREGKSGAGPAGPCFSSGPRPSPRQAAATQTGLGSPAAVGSPLPHRAPGRNKSCGTAVLGERGGREGSSQRMPRQPSASRLPKGGTGKSPTRSSN; translated from the exons atggcggcggcggcagcggcggcggcggcggcagggGCTGGGGGTGCGGCAGGCCCTGGGACCGGCCCCGGAGGAGGCCCCGGGGCGGGCGGACCGGGGCCTGGGCCTCCGGGACTGGAGGCCGCGATCCAGAAGCTGGCGCTGCGGCGGAAGAAGGTTCTCAACGCCGAGGAGACTGAACTCTACGAGCTCGCCCTGGCGGCCGGGGGAGCCATAGACCCCGACGTCTTCAA GATCTTGGTGGATCTGCTGAAGCTGAACGTGGCCCCCCTCGCCGTCTTCCAGATGCTCAAGTCCATGTGTGCGGGGCAGCGGCTGGCCGTGGAGGCCCCCGGGCCCGAAGGCGTGGGATCTGCTCTGCCGCCCTCCACGCTGCCCGAGGCAAGAG AGGGCAAGTCCGGGGCCGGCCCGGCGGGGCCCTGCTTTTCCTCGGGCCCGCGGCCCTCTCCGCGCCAGGCCGCCGCCACTCAGACCGGGCTGGGCAGCCCCGCCGCCGTGGGCTCGCCTCTCCCTCACAGGGCCCcag GGAGAAACAAGAGCTGTGGGACGGCCGTGCTGGGGGAGCGCGGCGGCCGAGAAGGATCGAGCCAGCGGATGCCCAGGCAGCCCAGTGCCAGCCGGCTGCCCAAGGGGGGCACGGGGAAGAGTCCCACGCGGAGCAGTAACTGA
- the MZT2B gene encoding mitotic-spindle organizing protein 2B isoform X1 → MAAAAAAAAAAGAGGAAGPGTGPGGGPGAGGPGPGPPGLEAAIQKLALRRKKVLNAEETELYELALAAGGAIDPDVFKILVDLLKLNVAPLAVFQMLKSMCAGQRLAVEAPGPEGVGSALPPSTLPEAREGKSGAGPAGPCFSSGPRPSPRQAAATQTGLGSPAAVGSPLPHRAPGSFQFSCCLFSPFTGRNKSCGTAVLGERGGREGSSQRMPRQPSASRLPKGGTGKSPTRSSN, encoded by the exons atggcggcggcggcagcggcggcggcggcggcagggGCTGGGGGTGCGGCAGGCCCTGGGACCGGCCCCGGAGGAGGCCCCGGGGCGGGCGGACCGGGGCCTGGGCCTCCGGGACTGGAGGCCGCGATCCAGAAGCTGGCGCTGCGGCGGAAGAAGGTTCTCAACGCCGAGGAGACTGAACTCTACGAGCTCGCCCTGGCGGCCGGGGGAGCCATAGACCCCGACGTCTTCAA GATCTTGGTGGATCTGCTGAAGCTGAACGTGGCCCCCCTCGCCGTCTTCCAGATGCTCAAGTCCATGTGTGCGGGGCAGCGGCTGGCCGTGGAGGCCCCCGGGCCCGAAGGCGTGGGATCTGCTCTGCCGCCCTCCACGCTGCCCGAGGCAAGAG AGGGCAAGTCCGGGGCCGGCCCGGCGGGGCCCTGCTTTTCCTCGGGCCCGCGGCCCTCTCCGCGCCAGGCCGCCGCCACTCAGACCGGGCTGGGCAGCCCCGCCGCCGTGGGCTCGCCTCTCCCTCACAGGGCCCcaggttccttccagttttctTGCTGCCTGTTCTCTCCTTTCACAG GGAGAAACAAGAGCTGTGGGACGGCCGTGCTGGGGGAGCGCGGCGGCCGAGAAGGATCGAGCCAGCGGATGCCCAGGCAGCCCAGTGCCAGCCGGCTGCCCAAGGGGGGCACGGGGAAGAGTCCCACGCGGAGCAGTAACTGA